In one window of Hevea brasiliensis isolate MT/VB/25A 57/8 chromosome 10, ASM3005281v1, whole genome shotgun sequence DNA:
- the LOC110662075 gene encoding uncharacterized protein LOC110662075 has product MIMAKLQALYRTQKVLTDSEMVAAQQLMQLSDEDNSNSINRKNKNKNKNKLDHDKDKDEEFDRNSQDEITSTKKIEEIFGKEEEFIIERRRKKRMRSLESIYKATKPIKIRQGKSHHEKRDKKCGTFIAWCEPVPSTAPQTNVTMNTSEGRNPSFSQFVNELQEEVPKLKEEIIKMKNDVKKVKEEQRIIPETLDRIEVILEYLKKSIWMLIILLVVVGIKIY; this is encoded by the exons ATGATCATGGCGAAGTTACAAGCCTTGTATAGAACCCAAAAAGTCTTAACGGATTCGGAAATGGTTGCGGCTCAACAGTTGATGCAGCTAAGCGATGAGGATAACAGCAATAGCATTAACAGGAAGAACAAGAACAAGAACAAGAACAAGTTAGATCACGATAAGGATAAGGACGAGGAATTTGATCGGAACAGCCAAGATGAGATCACTTCGACGAAGAAGATTGAAGAGATTTTTGGTAAAGAAGAGGAGTTTATCATTGAACGGCGAAGGAAGAAAAGAATGAGGTCTCTTGAGAGTATTTACAAGGCCACCAAGCCAATAAAGATTAGACAAGGCAAGAGTCATCATGAGAAGAG AGATAAAAAGTGTGGCACTTTTATTGCCTGGTGTGAACCTGTGCCTTCAACTGCACCTCAAACTAATGTCACCATGAACACCTCTGAAGGAAGAAACCCATCTTTTTCACAGTTCGTGAATGAGTTGCAAGAGGAGGTACCCAAACTCAAGGAAGAGATTATAAAGATGAAGAATGATGTGAAGAAAGTGAAGGAAGAACAGAGAATAATACCAGAGACGCTTGATAGGATTGAGGTGATTTTAGAGTATTTGAAGAAAAGTATTTGGATGTTGATTATTTTGCTAGTTGTGGTAGgaataaaaatatattag